From a region of the Listeria monocytogenes ATCC 19117 genome:
- the isdC gene encoding heme uptake protein IsdC translates to MKKVLVLAAFIALFSFSFLSTGLTAQAALKDGTYSVDYTVLQGDSDSVSMANDYFDKPATVTVNGGKSTVSLQVNHSKWITGLWVEGSAVSVTSKNTANDTRKVSFPVSTLSSPVNAKIKVDIDDDDLNYHHEYQIKLRFDEGSAKALAGAVKSSDNNDTATPATKSDSSNKVANPKSSDSSQMFLYGIIFVAAGTGLVLLKRRAIFK, encoded by the coding sequence ATGAAGAAAGTTTTAGTTTTGGCTGCTTTTATTGCCTTATTCAGTTTTTCGTTTCTTTCTACGGGATTAACGGCACAAGCTGCTCTTAAGGATGGCACCTATTCGGTTGATTATACGGTACTACAAGGGGATAGTGATTCCGTATCTATGGCGAATGACTATTTTGATAAGCCTGCAACGGTAACTGTAAATGGAGGTAAATCTACTGTTAGTTTGCAAGTGAACCATAGTAAGTGGATTACTGGTTTATGGGTCGAAGGTAGTGCGGTTAGTGTGACTTCGAAAAATACAGCGAATGATACTCGAAAAGTGTCGTTTCCTGTGTCGACTTTAAGTAGTCCTGTTAATGCAAAAATCAAAGTAGATATTGATGATGACGATTTAAATTATCATCATGAGTATCAAATCAAGTTACGTTTTGATGAAGGTTCTGCTAAAGCATTAGCTGGCGCGGTAAAGTCTTCTGATAATAACGATACAGCAACCCCAGCAACAAAAAGTGACTCAAGTAATAAAGTAGCAAATCCGAAGTCTAGTGATTCTAGCCAAATGTTTTTATATGGAATTATTTTTGTTGCAGCAGGGACAGGGTTAGTTTTACTTAAAAGACGTGCGATTTTTAAATAA